In Labilibaculum sp. DW002, the genomic window GGTATATAGATTCATTGTATCTTAATATCATTAAAGGTTTTAATTTATTACAGGTGGGGCATATGAACAAAAAAAATCAAACAAAAGAGGAGCTTCTAATTAAAATCAGCCATTTAGAATCGAAAAATTACGCATTGGAAAAATCGGAATTAAAAAAAAATATCTGGTTCGAAAATTCACCTGTATGCACCAAATTAATTGATCTCGAATTTAATTTAAAATACATAAACAAGTCTGGAATCAGAGATCTCAAGATTAATGATATTACAGAATTTTATGGCAAGCCATACCCTCTCTCCTTTTTTCCCGATTCTTTTAAGATCTCCATGATCAAAAAATTAAAAAGAGCGAAGGAAACAGGTGAAACGATAACACTGGAAGCCCCTACGCAGGATATGGAAGGCAATACTTTATGGTATCATTCAACAATTGTTCCAGTATATAATGATCATAAACAACTTGATCATTTTATGCTTGTTTCATTGGAAACTAAGGCGAACAAACAGGCGGAAGAAGCATTGAAACAAAGCGAAGCCACCATTAAAAATAAACTCAAGGCAATTACAGAGCCGCATGGAGATATTAGCACTCTTGAACTTTCTGATATTATTGACACTGAAATTTTGCAGTCTTTAATGGAAGATTTTTATCAGATTACTGGTATGTTAGGAGCGGTACTCGATATCTCAGGAAAAGTTTTGGTTGCTGTTGGATGGCAAGATATCTGTACAAAGTTCCACAGATGTAATCCCGACACCCTTAAAAACTGTATTGAAAGCGACACCATCCTCACCCAAGGTGTGCCCGAAGGAACATGTAAAGCTTACCACTGCAAAAACAATATGTGGGACATTGTTACACCCATTGTAGTTGGAGGGAAACATGTTGGAAATGTTTTTATGGGGCAATACTTCCTTGAAGGCGAGGTGCCAAATGTTGAGATTTTCCGCAAGCAAGCAAAAAAATTCGGATTCGATGAAAAAGAATACCTTGCAGCACTAGACCGAGTGCCGCGTTTTAGTAAGGAAACTGTGGACAGAGGAATTAAATTTTATTCCAAGCTTGCCGGACTAATTTCTACTTTAAGTTTTAGTACCATACAACAATCAAAAATGCTTGCCCAACAAAAACTGGCAGATCAAGCACTTCGTGAAAGTGAAAAAAAATACCGTGACCTAATTAATTTGGCACAAGAAGGAATTTGGGTTATCGACAAAAACAACATAACCACTTTCGCAAACCCTAGTATGGCGGATATGTTGGGCTATTCTTCCGAAGAAATGATTGGGAAATCGCTTTTTGATTTTATGGATGAGACAGGTATTAAGATTGCTAATGAAAATATAGAACACCGGAAAGCAGGATTAAAAGAACAGCACGACTTCGAATTTATTTGTAAAAATGGCAATCGGATTTTCTGCACTATGACCACTGCTCCAATAATAGATAAGTCTGGTAATTACCAAGGTACAATTGCTGGGGTAATCGATATTACGGAAAGAAAAAAGGCTGAAGAAATATTAAAGGATGGTGAAGAACGTTTTAAAACGATTTTGGATTCAAGCCCTTTTCCCATTGCCATAGTCGATAAAAATAAGAATATTTTATTTTGGAGTATTAGCGCAAAGCAACTGTTTGGTCATGACCCAAAAACTTCGCAGGAATGGTTTGAACTGGCTTACCCTAACCCCGATTATCGAAATGAAGTAATAGAGCGATTTAAACCCTTGTTCGAATTAGCAGTCAAATCAACTAAAGCTGTGAGTGCAGGTGAATATCGTATTAAATGTAAAGATGGCTCGACCAAAATTTGTGAACTTTACATACAAGTAATTCATAAAAATCTAATTATAACAACGAACGACATCACCGAACGCAAGCAAGTGGAAGAAGAAATACGTATTGCTGAAGAACGATTTGAGTTGGCAATGGCTGCTACAAAAGACGGTTTGTACGACTGGAACTTGGAAACAAACGAGATTTATTATTCTCCTGGCTGGAAAAACATGCTGGGATATGATGATGATGAACTACCAAATGATTTCTCTGTTTGGGAAAATTTAATTGAACCAGCAGATGCGGAGGCATCTTGGAAGATGCAACAAGAATTAATAAACAAACAACGCAACCATTTTGAGCTAGAATTTAAAATGAAGCATAAAAAGGGGCATTGGGTCGATATTCTTTCTCGTGCTGAAATATTTTATAATGACAAGGGTAAAGCAATCAGAATGGTAGGTACCCATGTAGATATCTCAGAACGAAAGCACGAAGAAAAAATTCTGGATGTAGAATTAAAAATGTTTGAATATTCCATTAATCATTCGGAAGAAGAATTACTTCAGAAATTTTTGGATGAAGCCGAAGAACTTACGGGAAGTGAAATTGGTTTTTATCATTATATAGAAGATGATCAAGAATCCATTTCACTCCAAGCATGGTCTTCCAATACATTAAATAAAATGTGCAAAGGATTAGGTGAATCTAGCAGACATTATCCCATTTCTGAAGCTGGTGTTTGGATGGATTGTGTAAAAGAACGTAAACCTGTAATTCATAATGACTATTCAAGTTTAACACATAAAAAAGGCTTGCCAGAAGGACACGCTCCAATGATACGTGAGTTAGTAGTTCCTGTAATTCGAGGAAACCAAATAATGGCAGTTCTTGGAGTTGGAAATAAAAAATCAGATTACAACGAAGCCGATGTTAAAACCGTTCAACGTTTAGCGGATATTACCTGGGAAACTGCAATTAGGAAACAAGCTGAAGAAAACCTAAAAAACACTTTTGACATTTCACCAAGTATTATTAGTAAAGCAAATGTAGACACAGGATATTTTATTGAAGCAAATCAAGCAGTAACAAGACTATTGGGCTACACGACTGAAGAATTTACATCAAAACCCCTAATGGAATTTATTCATCCGGATGATAAACAAAGAACAGTCGATGAGATCGTTGAGCAGAAAGATGGTAGGGACACAACTTTCTTTGAAAATCGATATTTGTGTAAAGATGGTTCGTATAAATGGATGGCTTGGCACAGTACAAAAGCTGATGAAAATGGAATCGTAACGGCTATTGCTTCTGATATAAGTGAACGTAAAATTATAGAGCAGGAAATTGTTGAAACAAAACAATTTTATGAAAATATAATTGAAGGCGTTCAGGATGGTATTTGGGTAACAGATAAAAATGATGTCATTTTCTATGCCAATTCAGCCATGGAGAAGATTGCCGGGGTGCCTCGTGATCAAATTCAAGGAAATAATGTATTAAAAGGTTTCCCAGAAGAGACCATTGTCGAATTTAGTAATTTTTACAAGCAAGCAAAAAAGGAAAAGAAGCCAGTGTGGTATGAGGTCGAGCTTAAAACGCCAACAAAAAAAGATGTTTGTCAGAACGGTTGGCTTATTCCACAATATCAGAATAACGTTTTTAGCGGGATTATTTGTACCGTACGTGATATTTCTGAACGAAAGAAAGCAGAAGGTTCTGTGAGGAAGCTTTCAACAGCAGTGCAACAAAGTCCATCTAGTATAGCTATTTCCGATACGAATGGAAAACTGGAATATGTTAATCCGAAGTATACTGAATTAACCGGTTATAGTAGTGCTGAATCAATTGGACGGCAATCAAATATTTTTAAATCGGATGAACAAGATGATTTATTTTTTAACGAAATCTGGAAAACAGTAGATTCAGGTAAAGTATGGAGAGGACAATTTCATAATAAAAAGAAAAATGGAGAATTGTTTTGGGAAGCAGCTTCCATCTCAGCGATTTTAAATGAATCGGGTGAGATCATTAATTACATCAAAATTGGGGAAGATATTACCCAACAAAAAAACACAGAAGCAGAGCTCAAAATTGCGCTTGAAAAAGCATTGGAAAGCGATCGACTAAAGAGTGCTTTTCTCGCGAATATGAGTCATGAAATACGTACTCCAATGAATGGCATCCTTGGATTTGTCAACCTACTTAATGAACCCAATTTAAGAAAGTCTAAAGTTGATGAATACTCGGCTATTATTAACAAAAGTGGTGAAAGACTATTAAATACCATCAACGATATAATTGATATTTCAAAAATTGAGGCTGGAGAAATGCTTATAGCCAATACTGAAACTTCAATAAATAATATAATGGAGGAACTCCTTTCCTTCTTTACTCCAGAAGCAAGCATGAAAGGATTGTCCTTAGCTATAGAACCTTCCCTCTCTGCTGAGCAACCAACGGTAATTACAGACAGCAATAAACTCCATGGGATATTGTCAAACCTTATTAAAAATGCAATTAAATACACAGAAAAGGGACATATTACATTCGGCTATTTGGTAAAAGAAGGGTTTATTGAATTTTCTGTGAAAGACACTGGAGTTGGGATCCCTAAGGACCGTTTACAAGCAATATTCAATCGTTTTGAACAGGCAGATATTGAGGACTCAAAGGTGTTTGAAGGTTCTGGATTAGGGCTCGCCATATCAAAGGCTTATGCTGAAATGCTGGGAGGTGATATTTTTGCAGAATCTACGGTAGGAAAAGGATCAAAATTTGAATTTACAATTCCTTATGTCAACGCAATAAAGAAGAAAACTGAACAATACCCTGGAAATTTCAAGAATATTGCTGCAAGAATAGAAGATTTGAATTTACTTGTTGTGGAAGATGATGAAACTAGCTCCGAACTTTTAAAATATACCCTGCTAGGGCTATTTAAAGAAATTATTTTTGTTGACAATGGAAAAGACGCCATCGAAACGTGCAGAATTAATCCAGAAATTGATTTGGTTTTGATGGATATTAAGATGCCGAAAATGAATGGTTATGATGCAACTACAGAAATAAGAAAGTTTAACAAAGATTTGATTATT contains:
- a CDS encoding PAS domain S-box protein, whose product is MNKKNQTKEELLIKISHLESKNYALEKSELKKNIWFENSPVCTKLIDLEFNLKYINKSGIRDLKINDITEFYGKPYPLSFFPDSFKISMIKKLKRAKETGETITLEAPTQDMEGNTLWYHSTIVPVYNDHKQLDHFMLVSLETKANKQAEEALKQSEATIKNKLKAITEPHGDISTLELSDIIDTEILQSLMEDFYQITGMLGAVLDISGKVLVAVGWQDICTKFHRCNPDTLKNCIESDTILTQGVPEGTCKAYHCKNNMWDIVTPIVVGGKHVGNVFMGQYFLEGEVPNVEIFRKQAKKFGFDEKEYLAALDRVPRFSKETVDRGIKFYSKLAGLISTLSFSTIQQSKMLAQQKLADQALRESEKKYRDLINLAQEGIWVIDKNNITTFANPSMADMLGYSSEEMIGKSLFDFMDETGIKIANENIEHRKAGLKEQHDFEFICKNGNRIFCTMTTAPIIDKSGNYQGTIAGVIDITERKKAEEILKDGEERFKTILDSSPFPIAIVDKNKNILFWSISAKQLFGHDPKTSQEWFELAYPNPDYRNEVIERFKPLFELAVKSTKAVSAGEYRIKCKDGSTKICELYIQVIHKNLIITTNDITERKQVEEEIRIAEERFELAMAATKDGLYDWNLETNEIYYSPGWKNMLGYDDDELPNDFSVWENLIEPADAEASWKMQQELINKQRNHFELEFKMKHKKGHWVDILSRAEIFYNDKGKAIRMVGTHVDISERKHEEKILDVELKMFEYSINHSEEELLQKFLDEAEELTGSEIGFYHYIEDDQESISLQAWSSNTLNKMCKGLGESSRHYPISEAGVWMDCVKERKPVIHNDYSSLTHKKGLPEGHAPMIRELVVPVIRGNQIMAVLGVGNKKSDYNEADVKTVQRLADITWETAIRKQAEENLKNTFDISPSIISKANVDTGYFIEANQAVTRLLGYTTEEFTSKPLMEFIHPDDKQRTVDEIVEQKDGRDTTFFENRYLCKDGSYKWMAWHSTKADENGIVTAIASDISERKIIEQEIVETKQFYENIIEGVQDGIWVTDKNDVIFYANSAMEKIAGVPRDQIQGNNVLKGFPEETIVEFSNFYKQAKKEKKPVWYEVELKTPTKKDVCQNGWLIPQYQNNVFSGIICTVRDISERKKAEGSVRKLSTAVQQSPSSIAISDTNGKLEYVNPKYTELTGYSSAESIGRQSNIFKSDEQDDLFFNEIWKTVDSGKVWRGQFHNKKKNGELFWEAASISAILNESGEIINYIKIGEDITQQKNTEAELKIALEKALESDRLKSAFLANMSHEIRTPMNGILGFVNLLNEPNLRKSKVDEYSAIINKSGERLLNTINDIIDISKIEAGEMLIANTETSINNIMEELLSFFTPEASMKGLSLAIEPSLSAEQPTVITDSNKLHGILSNLIKNAIKYTEKGHITFGYLVKEGFIEFSVKDTGVGIPKDRLQAIFNRFEQADIEDSKVFEGSGLGLAISKAYAEMLGGDIFAESTVGKGSKFEFTIPYVNAIKKKTEQYPGNFKNIAARIEDLNLLVVEDDETSSELLKYTLLGLFKEIIFVDNGKDAIETCRINPEIDLVLMDIKMPKMNGYDATTEIRKFNKDLIIIAQTAYALRGDREKAIEVGCDDYITKPINKVLLLDLINKLIG